From a single Candidatus Coatesbacteria bacterium genomic region:
- a CDS encoding radical SAM protein, with protein MAFNLKRIRGEWLANLARNLLKVRFDKDKPHGHAIRPVLVSYNITNRCNMRCEYCGYPQMDHRELDTAQMLRVLEKIRPGCPALDISGGEPLILKDIDRIMAHAYDLGFAPLVLNTNLLLMPKHEVLLDYIDQMIVSLDSTDPGTWDKVVGVKGACDRVMGLLREYAQEQDKKDFQININAVILPGMLDHILPLLDFAAEIGVSFNAVPRVDGFHPNPDLVGNPEYEALIDTLIERKQAGYPVLNTTLYLERVRDFLPYRCYATVTPKVGPLGEVYYPCTKVHWSAGNLLEEPSLWAVLQRAYRDAPMHHCGHLCYMSCYMEPIHYLEHPISFLVEGHLSRLVGKRNAS; from the coding sequence CCACGGTCACGCCATCCGGCCCGTGCTGGTCAGCTACAACATCACCAACCGCTGCAACATGCGCTGTGAGTACTGCGGCTACCCCCAGATGGACCATCGGGAGCTCGACACGGCGCAGATGCTGCGGGTGCTGGAGAAGATCCGCCCGGGCTGCCCCGCCCTGGACATCTCCGGCGGCGAGCCGCTGATCCTCAAGGACATCGACCGGATCATGGCCCACGCCTACGACCTCGGCTTCGCCCCCCTGGTACTCAACACCAACCTGCTACTGATGCCCAAGCACGAGGTCCTGTTGGACTACATCGACCAGATGATCGTCAGCCTGGACTCGACGGACCCCGGCACCTGGGACAAGGTCGTCGGCGTCAAGGGCGCCTGCGACCGGGTGATGGGCCTGCTGCGCGAGTACGCCCAGGAACAGGATAAGAAGGATTTCCAGATCAACATCAACGCCGTCATCCTGCCCGGCATGCTGGACCACATCCTGCCGCTGCTGGACTTCGCCGCCGAGATCGGCGTCAGCTTCAACGCCGTGCCCCGCGTCGACGGCTTCCACCCCAACCCGGATCTCGTCGGCAATCCCGAGTACGAAGCCCTGATCGATACCCTGATCGAGCGCAAGCAGGCCGGCTATCCCGTTCTCAACACCACCCTGTACCTCGAGCGGGTGCGCGACTTCCTGCCCTACCGCTGCTACGCCACGGTGACGCCCAAGGTCGGCCCCCTGGGCGAGGTCTACTACCCCTGCACCAAGGTCCACTGGTCGGCGGGCAACCTGCTCGAGGAGCCCAGCCTGTGGGCCGTCTTGCAGCGGGCCTACCGCGACGCCCCCATGCACCACTGCGGCCACCTGTGCTACATGAGCTGCTACATGGAGCCCATCCACTACCTCGAACACCCGATCAGCTTCCTCGTCGAGGGCCACCTGTCGCGCCTGGTCGGCAAGCGCAACGCGTCGTAG